The nucleotide window TATACGCATATTCAACCAGAGCGATTGACAAAAATAGTTGAGGATTTTCATCCTTTGAGTAAGGAGTAATACCAATCGCCAGATTAAATCAGACAAACGGATTTGAAAATGGCGTTGGTAGGAGTGGCGTCCCCGAGAGGATTCGAACCTCCAGCCTACAGATTAGGAATCTGTCGCTCTATCCTACTGAGCTACGGGAACCCATTTATTACTTTCTCATATGTGGTGATTTTTGTAAAGTGGGTCTAGTATTGTTTTTAAGGGTTTAAAATTATGTTGTTGTCACTAATGATGATTTTTGATTTTGAGAATCGTCACTCAGAGCCCTCCTTCAGGAGGGCGTGGAGTCTCTTGGACACAACAAACAAGTGCTGTTTATGTTGATATTTTGCAGAGATTCCACGCCACCTCTTAGGGAGGTGGCTCTGAATGACGGGTTTTTAGGGTGAACATCGCAACAGGTCTGATCATTCTAAATCGCCAAGTCAGCAATTTCTTTGACGAATTGGAAAACGCCTTTAAGGCTTGATTTGCGATCAGGCCAGCTGCGAATATAGACCAGGCGATGGTCAGGTCTTAGTTTGACAAGCCCAAGCTTGGATTGAATAAATTGGATGAGCTTTTCAGGCCTTTTGAATTGATTGTTTCTGAAGCTGATAATGATTCCTTTTGGCCCTAACTCTAAGCGCGAAATGCCAGCGTAACGACAATATTTTTTGAGAGAGATCACTTCAAGTAAATTGTTTACTTCTTCAGGCAGAGGGCCAAAACGATCAACCAATTCTGCAGCAAAAGAATCAATCTCTTCCTCTTCAACCAGGCTCGACAGACGTCTATAAAGGCTAAGTCTTGTTGTTAAATCTTCAACATAGATATCAGGAATGAGAACAGAGGCACCTAGCTGAATTGTTGGCGCCCAATCATGTTGATCTTTCATTTCAACGCCAGGCCTTTGGTGATGTCTTGCTTCTTCAACCGCTTCTCTCAGCATCTCTTGATAGAGTTCAACACCAACTTCTTTGACATGACCAGATTGCTCTTCGCCGAGCAGATTGCCTGCGCCTCTGATATCCATGTCATGACTTGCAAGCGTAAAGCCAGCGCCTAACGAGTCAAGCGTCTCAAGCACATGCAACCTCTGTTTGGCAATAGGGGTTAGAATCATGTTGTTTGGATAGGTTAAATAGGCGTACCCTCTTTGTTTTGATCGGCCAATGCGCCCTCTCAATTGATAGAGCTGGGCAAGTCCAAAGAGATCAGAGCGATGGATAATAAGTGTATTGGCATTTGGAATATCAAGGCCCGATTCAACAATGTTTGTGGCAAGTAAAACATCATAATTGCCTTGATCAAATTCATTCATCACATCTTCAAGTTCAGCTGCAGGCATTTGACCATGTGCTTTGACAAACCGAACCTCTGGCGCAATTTCCATGAGACGTGCGGCCACATGATCTAAGTCTTGAATGCGTGGACAAACATAGTAAGTTTGTCCGCCTCTAAAGTGCTCCCTTAAGATTGCTTCGCGAATGATAAGACGATCAAAGGGCAAAACAAAGGTTCTGACAGCAAGGCGATCAACTGGGGGTGTTGCAATGAGGCTCAGATCTTTCACACCAGTCAGAGAAAGCTGCAAGGTGCGCGGAATGGGGGTTGCAGTAAGGGTAAGGACATGAATGTCAGTTGCGATTTCTTTCAGGCGTTCTTTTTGTTTGACGCCGAATTTTTGTTCTTCATCGATGATGAGAAGCCCCAGGTTTTTGAAGGACAATGAGCTGCTTAAAAGGGCATGTGTTCCGATGATGATATCAACCTCGCCCTTTGCAATGCCTTCTTTTGTCTGTGCCATTTGTTTTGGTTTAACAAGGCGAGACAATTGCTCAATCCGGAAAGGAAGACCCTCAAATCTTTGTTTGAAAGATCTGAAATGTTGGCGTGCAAGGAGAGTTGTTGGCACGACAACGGCGACTTGGCGGTTTGAACTTGCGACTAAGAATGCAGCTCTGATCGCAATTTCTGTTTTGCCAAAGCCAACATCGCCGCAAATGAGACGATCCATAAGCTTTCCAGTTTGCAGATCATTCATCACATCATCAATTGCTTTGATTTGATCTTCTGTTTCATCAAAAGCAAAACGAGCCTCAAACTCTTCGTAAATGCCTTCAGGGACAGGTGTTGGCTCAGCCTTTTGGAGCTCACGCTGGGCTGCAATTTTTAAAAGGGCATCTGCCATATCCATGAGGCGCTTTTTAACGCGCGCTTTTCGGGCTTGCCAGGCAGCACTGCCTAATTTGTCAAGTTGTTGATTTTCAGAGCCCGTTCCATAGCGGCTGAGCAGTTCTAAATTTTCAACGGGTAGAAAAAGCTTATCATCATCGGCATAAAGGATTTTCAAGCAGTCATGCTGAGTGTCATTGATTGTGAGTGTTATGAGGCCATCATAACGTCCTAAGCCATGCTCTTGATGGATAACCAATTCACCGTTCTCAAGCGTATCAATTTCTTGGATAAAGTGATCTGCTTTTCGTTTCTTTTTGACAGCGCGTAAAAGTCGATCGCCCAAGATATCTTGTTCAGAAAGCATCACATGAGTCTTTGTTTCAAACCCATGATCAAGGGGCAAAGACAAAAGACAGATTGCATCTGTCTTCGTTTGAGGCAGATCTTCAATTTGATTGATGTCGATCACATGCGCGAAATCATGTTCTGAAAGCAAATGTTTTAAACGACTGCGTGATCCTTCAGAATGGCTTGTGATTGCAATGATTTTCCCGTCAGTTTGTTTTGTTTTGCAATATGTTTTGAAAGCTTCGAACAGATTGATATCAGGCCTTGTTCGTTCAACAGCAAAATTATAGCTGCGCTGCGCCCCTGTATCGATATAGTTTGTCATGAATTGAATGGGTGCGCATTGTGACAGAAGAGCATGGATGTCTTTATCGCTGAAGTAGTGTTGCTCTTTCGGAATAGGGCGATAAAGTTCTGCACTATCCATTTTTGTTTCAATCGCCAGAGCATCAAGACGTGCCTGATAGAAGTCTTGAATTTGCTCAAGGCGCATTTGTGTTGCCTGGAAGAAATCTGGATCAAGGCTCGTTGTAAAGTGTGAGGGCAGATAGTCAGTAAGCGCATGCATTTTCTCATAAAAAAGGGGAAGCCAATGTTCAAGGCCAATGATTTTGCGCCCTTCTGTCACAGCATGATAAATTTTATCGCGCGGCTGAGGCATGCCAAATAAGGATCTGTAAGCCTCTCGGAACCGGTCAATTGTCTCAGCATTCATGAAAATTTCTGACGTTGGGCCAAGTTGTAAATGCGAGGCTTCATCAAGGGTTCGTTGAGAGAGTGGATCAAAAATTTTGATCTGTTCAATTTCATCACCAAAAAGATCAAGCCGATATGGATTTGGTACAGAAGGCGGGTAAATATCGATGATGCCGCCTCTGATCGCATATTCGCCTATTTCGCGCACTGTTTGAACGCGGTTATATCCATTTTGCTCAGCAAAGGCACTCAAGGCTTTGAGATCAAGAGTCTCCCCCTTTTTGGCATAGAGGCCTTTGGTTTTGAGGTATGAGGGAGGCAGAATTTTTTGTGCAAAAGCATGGGATGTTGTGAGAACCAAAATAGGATTTGTTTGTTTTTTGTCTGCGAGATGGATGAGCCTATTTAAGGCCTCGAGCCTCTTGCCGACAAATTCATTTTTGGGTGAGCTTCGATCATAAGGAAGACAATCCCATGCCGGAAAAGTGAGAATTTCTGTTTTCGGATTTAAAAAAGCAATCCATCTTTCAAAATGAGCCATTCTTAAATCATCCGCGCAAATATGGAGATGGATTTTGTGTGTGGATTTTTCCAGAAGATCGGCAAGATAAAAGGCATCATAGCCTTCAGGTAGGCCATAAATTTTTTGAATTCCCTCCATCGACGAATTCAGAAGATCCGATGATTTTTGTGAATCTGCACACATGTTCACACCTTAAAACGAGTGGATCAGAAGTTCAAGAGGAAAAATTTCCCACAGGCAATCCTTTTTTGTGGTATAAAGAAAGTAAGGGGAGAGATGTGCAACTGTAAAAGTCATATAATTTCTTGATGAAGGGTTGTAAGAGCAATCTATGAATATCGTCATGGTGAGGAGCGACTTGTCGCGACGCGACCATCCAGAAATCTTTCAACCGATCTCTTTCGTTGATCATTCAGGACTGGATCCTCGCGCCTTCGCTGTGCTCGGCTCAGGATGACGGATCAGGCTTGATCATCGTTTTCCAACCAGGTCTCAATTAACGCAATATCTTCCAGATCTTTTGGTCTTGCCATTTTGCGTTTGAAATAAAGAACATGCTCAAGGGTTACAAATGAGAGTTCATCGATAAAATCAGCGCTTGCAATCATCTCAGAAACGGTTGGTTTTTCTGGATCTGAGGGAAATGACTCTTCACAGAAAAACTCAATCTCTTTATCTGGAGAGATAATTTTTTGGACACTATTCGATTCAGAAATGCCATATGTTTCGGCTAATTGTGTCCAAAGTGTTTGACTAACGATGATGTCAATATCGCCGATTGTGCGAAGACCTCTGATCCCCATAGGGCCAGAGCCTGTGATGGCATAGTCTCCATGGGGGAGATGATAAGATCGGATCAAGTCGAATTTTGTCTTATTGGTCATTTGATTCAAGCGTTGTTGTGATCTGTTTGAGCTTTTCGATCATGTCTGCTTTGATACGGAAGCTTGCAGATCTCTCGTGTTTTTGATCATCGGTGCGATGGCTTGCAAAGATGATTTTATGATCACCCTTTTCGGCCCAACCAACGAACCAGCCTTGCTGAAGATCGGTTTGAGCTTTTCGATCAGGGGTAAATTGGTTACCCATGCCTGTTTTACCATGGAGCTTCCAGCCATTGGGGAATGTTTCAAGATAGGTGATATTCTTGGTTATATCGACGGCTTTTTGACTGACAGGCAATTGATAACTGAGAAGTCGTGTTAGGAAATCGATTTGACCTTGTGGGGTGATTTGAAGGGCGTTTGAAATCCATAAAGGTTTTTCTTCAAAGCCTTTTAATTTTGTGGTTACTTTATTACCATAATTGAATTTTTGGATATAGGCATGGAGCTTATCTTCTCCCATTTCGCTCACGATAAATTGGGAATACCAAACAACAGAGTTTTTCATAAAACTTTGTGGTGTGTGTGGTTGCCTCCAGACCTCAAGCCAATCTTCATAGCCTTCTTTGAAAGGTACTTCTGGATGGGTCTCATCAATGAGGATGCCTTCGTTATAGCCCATGAGGCTTAAGGCGAGCTTAAAAGTTGAACAAGGAGGAAAGCTGATCTTACAATTGCCTTCTTCAAGAAGGATTTTGTCTCCCTCTTTCACGAGGTAACAGTTGTCATCGGCAAAAGCAGGGGTGCTAAAAAAGAGTGCCAAGAGGGCAGGTATAATAAGTTTTTTCATAATGCTCGTCCTTAAAAAAATGTTTTTAATTGGGCAAGGGATTCTTCAGTGCCAAAAGGCAGGTTAATGCAAATAAGACCAGAACCTTGCATTTGGTTTTCATCAGACTTTGAGAAAAGGATCTCTTGATGCCAATATTTCGGCAGATTAGCACTCTCTAAGAGTCTTGTCAATTCGTGATGATGAGCAGCTTTTAAAATGGGATACCAGAGTAGAATGGTGGCCTCCGCCCATTTGCGATGAAGTTTTAAGATGAACTCAGCAGCCTCCTGATATTCCGTTTTGACTTCATAACTTGGGTCAATAAGAACAAAACCACGCCGGGGCGTTGGCGGTGAGAGAGCCAAAACCCCTTCATAGCCATTTCTTTTGTGGATGTGAATATTGGGAGCATCCATGTTTTCTTTGAGCGCTGCATATTCTTGAGGATGCAATTCCATCAAGATGAGCTGATCGAAGTCTCTGAGTGAGAGCTCTGCAATCAAAGGGGAGCCAGGATAAAAATCAGGGCCAAGATCATATTTCGTTTTGGCGAGAATCTTGGCATAGGGATGATCTTTAGGTATTGCCATCTCATTGGTGAGCGCAATAATGCCTTTTTCAGCCTCGCCTGTTTTGAGTGCCTCAGGTGCGCTTAAATCATAGAAGCCACGAGCTGCATGGGTTTCCATATAGGTAAGAGCTTTGTCTTTTTCAGTCAGCTTATGGAGCATGATTGAAAGTGCCGCATGCTTATGAACATCAGCGAGGCATCCTGCATGGTATGAGTGCTGATAAGAGAGCATTTATTGACCTGAGAATTCAGCGGTGAGGCGCTCTACGGCTTCATCTTCGACTTTTTCAAAAAGCTTTTGTGTTGGCTTCATCACATGGCCTTTCTTGAAATAGCTAAAGTTGAGGCCTTCTTGCAAAGGCGTATGAGCGAGGTTTTCTGCAGTTGGATCGTTCAAGATGCCCAAAATCTTTTTGGCAGAATCAGGAATAATCGAGTGGCTTGTGATTGCAAAAAGACGCATCAGATGCACGCAATGAATCAGAATGTGCGATGCTTTTTCTGGGTCCGTTTTCATATGCGACCAAGGCTGAGCCTCGGTAATATACTCATTGCCAAGAACCCACAGCGCTCTTAAAGATTGAAGTGCATGGCGGAATTTCATATGAGATAGGTGTGATTCAATCTCTTGAGTCAGGTGAAGTGCTTTTTGATAGAGATCTTGATCAATGTCAGCAGGGGTGAATTGATGCGGAATGGTTGCCTCAAAATATTTCTCAAACAGAGACAGCGCCCTGTTACAGAAATTGCCAAGAATATCAGCCAAATCTTTGTTCACGATGGCTGCAAAATGAGCAAAGGTGAAATCGGAATCTGATGTTTCAGGGCAGTTGGTCATCAAATAATAGCGCCAATAATCAGCAGGATAAAGTTCGATCGCTCTGTCTGTGAAAAGGCCGCGCTTTTGGCTGGTTGAGAATTTTCCTTTTTCATAATTGAGCCAATGGAATCCTTTGATGTAATCAACTTGATGAAAGCCCATGTCGGCACCAAAGAGAACACCCGGCCAGAAAATTGCATGGAAGGCAATATTGTCTTTTGCCATAAATTGTGTGTATTGGACATTGTCAGAATTCATCCACCACTCTTTCCAAAGATCAGGCTTGCCGATTGATTCTGCCCAATCCATTGTGATGCTTATATAGCCGTTTGGGGCATCGAACCAAACATAAAAAACTTTGTCTTCGAAGCCTGCTTCAGCTACAGGGATTCCCCATTTTAAATCGCGCGTAATGCATCTGGCTTGAAGCCCTTCGCCAAGCCATTTCTTTGCTGTGCCTTTCACAAGATCAGGCCAGTCTTTCTTTTCAGCGATCCAATTTTCCATTTTGGTTTGAAGTTTGGTGAGGTCCAAAAAGAAGTGCCTTGTTTCTTGCAGTTCAATATCTTTGCTGCCGCTGATTGACGAGTAGGGATTCAGCAAATCTTCTGGTTCAAGAAGTGTTCCGCAGCCATCACACTGATCACCACGTGCTTTTGCAAAGCCGCAGTGAGGACAAGTGCCTTCGACATAACGATCCGGTAAGAAACGTCCATCAGCGTGCGAGTAATATTGGTGAATCGCCTTTTCAAAAATAAAGCCATTTTGCTTCAGGTGCTGGAAGATCTCTGTTGTAATCTTGTGGTTTGCAGGCGATGAACTTCTGCCGAAATGGTCAAATTCAATATCGAATTTTTCGTAGATCGATTTTTGCAATTCAAACATATCATGACAATAGTCAGCAATTGGCCTTCCAGCTTCCGCAGCTGCGATTTCAGCTGGCGTTCCATGCTCGTCCGTTCCGCAAATAAAGAGAACATCTTTTTGTTCTTGACGTAAGAATTTTGCATAGACATCAGCGGGCAGAATAGAGCCAACGAGGTTGCCTAAATGTTTCACCCCATTAATGTAGGGAAGAGCGCTGGTAATGAGATATTTTTTTTCCATGAGAAAGTCCTTGTCACTTATGTTAAAATTCAATGAGTTTATTTATACAATAAGTGAAGAGGTAACGCTATTGTTTTTCTGAAGTGGTTTGAAACAGTGTGTATGTAAATGATCTTAGTTAGAAAAAGGTGATAAATGATGAATTGGATATAATTGGGTATAAATGGATATTTTTCTTGATATTGGATACGAATCGGATATAATTGGGTATAAATGGATATTTATAGGTAGTCAATGTTCCAGGTTAAAAACATCACAATTACAACAGAAATCCTTAAGTTTATAAGTGAGATAGACGTATTTAAAGGTAAATGGCAGGCAACGCAGGATTTGGCACCAGATCGCTTAAGTAGCTTGAAACGTATTGCAACCATCGAAAGTGTTGGATCTTCAACTCGTATTGAAGGAGCAAAGCTTACTGATGAGCAGGTAGAGCGCCTGCTTTCTAAACTTGAACAGAAATCGTTCACAACCCGTGATGAGCAGGAGGTGGCAGGTTATGCAGATGCCATGGATATAGTTTATGGAAGTTATGCTCAGGTCTTATTAACTGAAAACCATATTAAACAATTACACGGAATCTTACTGAAATATAGTATTAAAGATGAAGAACATCGAGGTACATATAAGAAGATCACTAACCATGTGGAAGCATTTGATGTTGATGGGAAAAGCCTCGGTGTTGTTTTCCAGACGGCCACTCCCTTTGAAACGCCTTCGATGATGCGAGAACTCGTGGAATGGTATAATGCTCAGATCAATGAAGAAGCTCAGCATCCGCTGTTGTTGATTGGTGTTTTTGTCGTTGTATTTCTGGCCATTCATCCCTTTAAAGATGGGAATGGCAGGCTGTCACGCATTTTGACCACTTTATTATTACTGCGTGCTGGATATTCTTATGTACCTTATAGTTCTATGGAAACAGTTATTGAAGCGAATAAAGAAAATTATTATTTGGCGCTGCGTAGAACTCAGCAGACGATACGTGCTGAAAATCAGAATTGGGAGGCGTGGTTATCTTTCTTTTTAAAAACAATGGTCAGACAAAAAGATAACCTTGCTCAAAAAGTGAGAGAGGAGCGTTCTTTACGCGACATGCTGCCAGCCCTGTCACGTAGCATTTTAGAACTAGCTCTTTCTCGTGGTGAGATTACCGTGCGTGAAATGGAAAATGTTACACAGGCCAATCGTAACACAATAAAACTGCATTTAAAAAAGTTAGTTGAGCAAGAATATTTGGCAGCAGTTGGTAAAGGGCGTGGTTCATTTTACAGGATTAAATAATCACCATTCTGCAGATAATAGCATTTTCTCCATTATCTGCAGAGACAGGGTTTTTGTGTTGGGTTGCCTTATGAAAAATTTTGAATGACTAACTGTGCCCATTACCTGTCATTCCCGCGAAGGCGGGAATCCATTAAAAACAATAACTTAATTTAGGTTTTGTTGAGAGGTTTCCTGGATCCCCGCCTTCGTGTACAGACCGGAGACATAGGTAACGAATGTGCGGGGACATAGGTAACGAAAATTGATAAACTTTACGGCAAAAATGGGAGATCTAAAATGCCGTGGTTAGCAAAAGGAGTTATCGAAGT belongs to Alphaproteobacteria bacterium and includes:
- the mfd gene encoding transcription-repair coupling factor translates to MEGIQKIYGLPEGYDAFYLADLLEKSTHKIHLHICADDLRMAHFERWIAFLNPKTEILTFPAWDCLPYDRSSPKNEFVGKRLEALNRLIHLADKKQTNPILVLTTSHAFAQKILPPSYLKTKGLYAKKGETLDLKALSAFAEQNGYNRVQTVREIGEYAIRGGIIDIYPPSVPNPYRLDLFGDEIEQIKIFDPLSQRTLDEASHLQLGPTSEIFMNAETIDRFREAYRSLFGMPQPRDKIYHAVTEGRKIIGLEHWLPLFYEKMHALTDYLPSHFTTSLDPDFFQATQMRLEQIQDFYQARLDALAIETKMDSAELYRPIPKEQHYFSDKDIHALLSQCAPIQFMTNYIDTGAQRSYNFAVERTRPDINLFEAFKTYCKTKQTDGKIIAITSHSEGSRSRLKHLLSEHDFAHVIDINQIEDLPQTKTDAICLLSLPLDHGFETKTHVMLSEQDILGDRLLRAVKKKRKADHFIQEIDTLENGELVIHQEHGLGRYDGLITLTINDTQHDCLKILYADDDKLFLPVENLELLSRYGTGSENQQLDKLGSAAWQARKARVKKRLMDMADALLKIAAQRELQKAEPTPVPEGIYEEFEARFAFDETEDQIKAIDDVMNDLQTGKLMDRLICGDVGFGKTEIAIRAAFLVASSNRQVAVVVPTTLLARQHFRSFKQRFEGLPFRIEQLSRLVKPKQMAQTKEGIAKGEVDIIIGTHALLSSSLSFKNLGLLIIDEEQKFGVKQKERLKEIATDIHVLTLTATPIPRTLQLSLTGVKDLSLIATPPVDRLAVRTFVLPFDRLIIREAILREHFRGGQTYYVCPRIQDLDHVAARLMEIAPEVRFVKAHGQMPAAELEDVMNEFDQGNYDVLLATNIVESGLDIPNANTLIIHRSDLFGLAQLYQLRGRIGRSKQRGYAYLTYPNNMILTPIAKQRLHVLETLDSLGAGFTLASHDMDIRGAGNLLGEEQSGHVKEVGVELYQEMLREAVEEARHHQRPGVEMKDQHDWAPTIQLGASVLIPDIYVEDLTTRLSLYRRLSSLVEEEEIDSFAAELVDRFGPLPEEVNNLLEVISLKKYCRYAGISRLELGPKGIIISFRNNQFKRPEKLIQFIQSKLGLVKLRPDHRLVYIRSWPDRKSSLKGVFQFVKEIADLAI
- a CDS encoding class D beta-lactamase, which produces MKKLIIPALLALFFSTPAFADDNCYLVKEGDKILLEEGNCKISFPPCSTFKLALSLMGYNEGILIDETHPEVPFKEGYEDWLEVWRQPHTPQSFMKNSVVWYSQFIVSEMGEDKLHAYIQKFNYGNKVTTKLKGFEEKPLWISNALQITPQGQIDFLTRLLSYQLPVSQKAVDITKNITYLETFPNGWKLHGKTGMGNQFTPDRKAQTDLQQGWFVGWAEKGDHKIIFASHRTDDQKHERSASFRIKADMIEKLKQITTTLESNDQ
- a CDS encoding 23S rRNA (adenine(2030)-N(6))-methyltransferase RlmJ — its product is MLSYQHSYHAGCLADVHKHAALSIMLHKLTEKDKALTYMETHAARGFYDLSAPEALKTGEAEKGIIALTNEMAIPKDHPYAKILAKTKYDLGPDFYPGSPLIAELSLRDFDQLILMELHPQEYAALKENMDAPNIHIHKRNGYEGVLALSPPTPRRGFVLIDPSYEVKTEYQEAAEFILKLHRKWAEATILLWYPILKAAHHHELTRLLESANLPKYWHQEILFSKSDENQMQGSGLICINLPFGTEESLAQLKTFF
- the metG gene encoding methionine--tRNA ligase, with the protein product MEKKYLITSALPYINGVKHLGNLVGSILPADVYAKFLRQEQKDVLFICGTDEHGTPAEIAAAEAGRPIADYCHDMFELQKSIYEKFDIEFDHFGRSSSPANHKITTEIFQHLKQNGFIFEKAIHQYYSHADGRFLPDRYVEGTCPHCGFAKARGDQCDGCGTLLEPEDLLNPYSSISGSKDIELQETRHFFLDLTKLQTKMENWIAEKKDWPDLVKGTAKKWLGEGLQARCITRDLKWGIPVAEAGFEDKVFYVWFDAPNGYISITMDWAESIGKPDLWKEWWMNSDNVQYTQFMAKDNIAFHAIFWPGVLFGADMGFHQVDYIKGFHWLNYEKGKFSTSQKRGLFTDRAIELYPADYWRYYLMTNCPETSDSDFTFAHFAAIVNKDLADILGNFCNRALSLFEKYFEATIPHQFTPADIDQDLYQKALHLTQEIESHLSHMKFRHALQSLRALWVLGNEYITEAQPWSHMKTDPEKASHILIHCVHLMRLFAITSHSIIPDSAKKILGILNDPTAENLAHTPLQEGLNFSYFKKGHVMKPTQKLFEKVEDEAVERLTAEFSGQ
- a CDS encoding Fic family protein produces the protein MFQVKNITITTEILKFISEIDVFKGKWQATQDLAPDRLSSLKRIATIESVGSSTRIEGAKLTDEQVERLLSKLEQKSFTTRDEQEVAGYADAMDIVYGSYAQVLLTENHIKQLHGILLKYSIKDEEHRGTYKKITNHVEAFDVDGKSLGVVFQTATPFETPSMMRELVEWYNAQINEEAQHPLLLIGVFVVVFLAIHPFKDGNGRLSRILTTLLLLRAGYSYVPYSSMETVIEANKENYYLALRRTQQTIRAENQNWEAWLSFFLKTMVRQKDNLAQKVREERSLRDMLPALSRSILELALSRGEITVREMENVTQANRNTIKLHLKKLVEQEYLAAVGKGRGSFYRIK